Below is a window of Stygiolobus azoricus DNA.
TACTATTAACGGTGTTCTTCGTCGCCTCTATCTTACCAGCTCACGCCCTCATTTTAAAGACAGGATACTTTTTATACATTCCAGTTCAAGTTAATAGCTTGTCGGCGATAGTTTACGCCGTTGAGAGCAATGCTATAGTGACAGTAGCACTTATGACTCCCAGTGAATTCTCTCAATTCAATAATACCGGGTTGCTCCAAGGGATCGTAGTCCAGAACGGTTCGACTGTAGTTAACGGGGTACTAGCAAACCCCGGTACGTATTACATAGTAATATACTCGCCTACACAGTACGCAAACATTTCATATTACTATAATACAACGCCCATCACACCCGAAAACTCCTCGACTTATGTGGAGGAGTTCGTGACAATACCTTCCTATGGAACCTATTCACTCCTGATTCACTTGTCTACACTGGGCTCTCCTTCGACTTTAGCACTTTTCGGTATCTCTAACCAGACTGTTTATTACACTGTTTTCAACAACGAGTCTCAGGTCTTCTTCAATTCCTCTCCTATCACCCTAACATGGAACTATACTTCTGAAAAGTGTTTCTACACTATCGATTTACCAACTGGCGTTTACTTCCTTAACATTACTAACCCCAACGACAATCCTGTGTATCTAGCCTTTGCATATAGGGTTGTCCCTAAATATGTAAACCCGTATTTATACATCGAGATAACGCATAGAAATGCTTATCCCATGGGGATAGCGAGTTACGGTGTATCAGGGACTCAAACTTACGTGATTAACACCACCTCAGTTTTAGGGTACTTTAACATAACCTCTCTTTTAGCCTATAACGGTTCTCAGAACCTCGTACCTGCATATTCAGCATCCCTTCAGCTGAACTCGGTGCTAGTCATTAACAATAACGATAACTCCACGTGGATATTGTGGCCGCAAGACGTATTATATTTCCTAACTAACGAGAGCATAGTACTTTATCACGATAACGTATTTAACATGACTAATCCCACGGCTACTCTAACGAACCAGAGCATAAAAGGAGACGGATACGTAGCACCTAGTCCTCAAGGAGGTAACTATTATGGCAACTACAACTCCTCACCTTGTTTCACCTATTCCCTTCCGTTTTCGGGCTATTTAGTAATGAACGAGAGCGTAATAAAAGGCAAGGGCGTATTAATCACTTTTAGCGTCATAGTGTTGGAGAACGGGTCTTCCACGGTCTTGTCTTCCCAAACGTTTGATAAAGTGCTAGTAGTCGATCCAAATGTAAGCTCTGCATATTTCCAAGTAAACGGTATGGAATACACACCTGCAGGTCCAACTGGTCTTTACGGTTCTTATTACGATACGGAACTAGTATTCGGAGGGGGAGGGAACGGCGAGATAACTACGTTTGAGAACCTCTCAGCTACTCTAGGTCTTTTCTACCTACAAAACAATGAGTATGTGGAATTCCCCTCTTATTACACTTTCGGAGGTGACACGGCTGAGGCAACTGATAATGTTTACGTGACCTTTACTCCCCAAGGTTATGCTAAACTAAGTGTAGGTCAACCGGACCTCACATATGTGGTTATAAATTCCCCGTTAACTCTTCATATAGGGACTACGACCTCGAGTGTTATCACGACCCAGAGCAGTACGACAACAACGACTACTAATGTAACACCTACACAGTCTACCTCAACCTCCACTACCTCCTCGTCAACGATAACTTCCTCTATTGTAACCTCATCAACTACAACCCAGACTACTACACCTCAGACCCCATCTAGCCAACAAACTAGCTACCTCATACCTATAGGAGGTCTCTTAGTCGCCGGTGTATTACTGGTGTACTACATACTGAGGAGGAAGAAATGATGAACACAAACTGACTGATTAAAGCATACCTATTTTTTCCGTTTTCTTCTTAATACCGCTTTACAATAATAAAAACCTAAATTCCCTTACGTCCAACCTCATCTGTGAGTAATGCTGATGCAATAGGAATAGTCCTTGAAGGAGGAACTCCTAACGTAGTGAAAGCTTTGATCAAGGCTGACCATGAAGTCAAGATAGGGGAGTTTCTG
It encodes the following:
- a CDS encoding thermopsin encodes the protein MKKLPPILLTVFFVASILPAHALILKTGYFLYIPVQVNSLSAIVYAVESNAIVTVALMTPSEFSQFNNTGLLQGIVVQNGSTVVNGVLANPGTYYIVIYSPTQYANISYYYNTTPITPENSSTYVEEFVTIPSYGTYSLLIHLSTLGSPSTLALFGISNQTVYYTVFNNESQVFFNSSPITLTWNYTSEKCFYTIDLPTGVYFLNITNPNDNPVYLAFAYRVVPKYVNPYLYIEITHRNAYPMGIASYGVSGTQTYVINTTSVLGYFNITSLLAYNGSQNLVPAYSASLQLNSVLVINNNDNSTWILWPQDVLYFLTNESIVLYHDNVFNMTNPTATLTNQSIKGDGYVAPSPQGGNYYGNYNSSPCFTYSLPFSGYLVMNESVIKGKGVLITFSVIVLENGSSTVLSSQTFDKVLVVDPNVSSAYFQVNGMEYTPAGPTGLYGSYYDTELVFGGGGNGEITTFENLSATLGLFYLQNNEYVEFPSYYTFGGDTAEATDNVYVTFTPQGYAKLSVGQPDLTYVVINSPLTLHIGTTTSSVITTQSSTTTTTTNVTPTQSTSTSTTSSSTITSSIVTSSTTTQTTTPQTPSSQQTSYLIPIGGLLVAGVLLVYYILRRKK